The Thermodesulfobacteriota bacterium genome window below encodes:
- a CDS encoding amidohydrolase, producing MKMPIGVPQSILYNGIIATQSTTYPHSQAVAVGNGKILALGQDKDVLNLAGPGTERVNLDGRLVAPGFIDTHIHFYEWALNRQGIKLDDLTSLEELLNRVGKAADSRPPGQWVIGQGWNETDWTEQRIPTRETLDRVAPEHPVLLWRCDLHLAVANSVALGLAGIHADTPDPPEGRIEHNHTGEPNGIIRELAINLVRQAIAPPRTDQIMQAFEDATKALHRWGVTGIQDVRLMEDKDGAGSFQTFQRLDHEGRLDLRCWVSLPGHELDHIIGLGLQTGFGNEKLRVGHVKFFSDGGMGARTAWLIEPYLDADRGMPLIDMEVLSRDINRADKAGLSVMVHAVGDRANRELINIFEALELRRISSGLPSPAIAHRIEHVQMLQPEDADRLSKLNMALCVNPANMLLDINLIDMALGEKGKWTYPLRQLFDTGAPVMFSSDCPVCTPDPLLGIHAAVTRQRTDGTPKGGWYPDSRVTVAEALRAYTYTPATVHNAHDIGRIEPGKRADMVVLNRNILEILPSLMPEVQVDMTLFDGRIVHRQF from the coding sequence ATGAAAATGCCTATCGGAGTGCCTCAAAGTATCCTTTACAACGGCATCATTGCCACCCAGAGTACTACTTATCCCCATTCCCAGGCCGTTGCCGTTGGAAACGGAAAAATCCTGGCCCTGGGGCAAGACAAGGATGTGCTCAATCTGGCCGGTCCTGGCACTGAAAGGGTCAACCTTGACGGTAGACTGGTGGCACCGGGTTTTATCGATACCCACATCCATTTCTATGAGTGGGCACTCAATCGTCAGGGTATAAAGCTGGATGACCTTACCAGCCTTGAAGAACTGTTAAACCGTGTGGGAAAGGCAGCTGATAGTCGCCCTCCGGGCCAGTGGGTTATTGGCCAGGGATGGAATGAGACCGACTGGACCGAGCAACGCATCCCAACCAGAGAAACCCTGGACCGGGTAGCACCGGAGCATCCGGTGCTGCTTTGGCGCTGTGATCTGCACCTGGCCGTTGCCAACTCCGTTGCTCTGGGTTTGGCCGGCATTCATGCTGACACGCCGGATCCACCGGAAGGGCGGATTGAACACAACCACACCGGAGAACCCAACGGTATTATAAGAGAACTGGCCATCAACCTCGTGCGACAGGCCATTGCGCCGCCGAGGACAGATCAGATAATGCAAGCTTTTGAAGACGCGACTAAGGCCCTTCACCGATGGGGGGTCACCGGCATTCAAGACGTCCGCTTGATGGAAGATAAGGACGGCGCCGGATCATTTCAGACTTTTCAGAGACTGGACCATGAAGGGCGTCTCGACCTCCGCTGCTGGGTTTCCCTGCCCGGACACGAGCTGGACCACATCATCGGTCTGGGCCTTCAAACCGGGTTCGGTAACGAAAAGCTGCGCGTCGGTCATGTAAAATTTTTTTCCGATGGCGGAATGGGCGCCCGTACCGCCTGGTTGATCGAACCCTACCTGGATGCTGACAGAGGGATGCCGCTGATTGATATGGAAGTTCTGTCACGTGATATTAACAGGGCCGATAAAGCCGGTCTGTCGGTGATGGTGCACGCGGTGGGGGATCGCGCGAACCGGGAATTGATCAACATTTTTGAAGCCCTTGAATTGCGTCGCATCTCCTCCGGTTTACCATCGCCAGCCATTGCCCATCGCATCGAACATGTACAGATGCTGCAACCGGAGGATGCCGATCGACTCAGCAAGCTTAATATGGCTCTGTGTGTCAACCCAGCCAACATGCTGCTGGATATAAACCTCATCGATATGGCACTGGGAGAAAAGGGAAAGTGGACCTATCCTCTCCGCCAATTATTCGATACCGGTGCGCCGGTGATGTTCAGCTCCGACTGTCCGGTATGCACCCCTGATCCGCTATTAGGAATTCATGCGGCAGTTACGCGACAGCGAACCGACGGAACGCCGAAAGGTGGCTGGTATCCGGATTCCCGTGTAACAGTGGCTGAAGCGCTGAGAGCCTATACCTATACACCTGCGACCGTCCACAATGCCCATGATATCGGACGCATAGAACCCGGTAAACGGGCGGATATGGTGGTTCTAAATAGAAATATTCTGGAAATTCTACCTTCACTAATGCCGGAGGTTCAGGTAGACATGACCCTGTTTGACGGCCGGATTGTTCACCGGCAGTTTTAA
- a CDS encoding proline racemase family protein codes for MLKLDQIKSRFLALYPDRIVTIDSHTQGEPTRLLISGVGSLPGSTMKDKRNYFESHFDHVRMLLTREPRGHRGIMAAVVTEPISPEGQFGLFYMDARRYPYLCGHATIGAVVSLIEAGALHTDADDTIITVDTPSGPLDAHTRIRDGHVESVAIEMVPSFVFDTDCEIDVTEFGKVPVDLVCVGGFFAMVSARSIGIDLVPQNSHRLIPLGMAVIEAANRALRVYHPQRPEVNTIDVTEFYDEDPKTGTGKSVVIYGESHMDRSPCGTGTTAKMTLLHHLGTLDRGQDYKNASPLGTVFEGRIVKTLPIGKFKGIVGQVRGNAQITGYHQFVVDAHDPFQKGFLI; via the coding sequence ATGCTGAAACTTGATCAGATTAAAAGCAGATTTCTGGCTCTATATCCGGATCGAATCGTTACCATTGACTCTCATACCCAGGGGGAACCCACCCGGTTGCTGATCAGTGGCGTGGGTTCCCTGCCCGGCAGCACAATGAAAGACAAACGGAACTATTTCGAATCTCATTTCGATCATGTCCGTATGCTACTGACCCGGGAACCCAGGGGACATAGAGGAATCATGGCGGCCGTGGTGACCGAACCGATAAGTCCTGAAGGACAATTCGGTCTGTTTTACATGGACGCCCGGCGTTATCCCTACTTATGTGGCCATGCCACCATCGGAGCGGTGGTTTCATTAATCGAAGCCGGAGCTTTGCACACAGACGCTGACGACACCATTATCACCGTGGATACCCCTTCCGGACCGCTGGATGCCCATACCCGGATTAGAGATGGTCATGTGGAATCAGTTGCCATTGAAATGGTGCCCTCATTTGTCTTTGATACCGACTGCGAGATTGATGTCACCGAATTTGGTAAGGTTCCCGTTGACCTGGTCTGCGTGGGCGGGTTTTTCGCCATGGTGTCGGCCCGATCCATCGGCATTGACCTGGTTCCCCAAAACAGCCACCGTCTGATCCCATTGGGAATGGCGGTGATTGAGGCCGCCAATCGGGCCCTTCGCGTTTACCATCCCCAGCGGCCGGAGGTGAACACGATAGATGTGACCGAATTTTATGATGAAGACCCTAAAACCGGCACCGGAAAGAGCGTGGTGATATACGGCGAGTCCCACATGGACCGTTCCCCCTGCGGCACCGGTACCACGGCCAAGATGACGCTGCTCCACCACCTGGGAACGCTCGATCGTGGTCAGGATTATAAAAATGCCAGTCCTCTGGGCACGGTGTTCGAAGGACGGATCGTCAAAACACTGCCCATTGGAAAATTCAAGGGCATCGTGGGCCAAGTTCGGGGAAACGCGCAGATTACCGGTTATCACCAGTTCGTTGTGGATGCGCATGACCCTTTTCAAAAAGGATTTTTAATATGA